Proteins encoded in a region of the Panicum hallii strain FIL2 chromosome 3, PHallii_v3.1, whole genome shotgun sequence genome:
- the LOC112883877 gene encoding ERBB-3 BINDING PROTEIN 1, whose product MSSDDEVREEKELDLSSNDVVTKYKAAAEILNSALKLVVSECKPKAKIVDLCEKGDAFIREQTGNVYKNAKRKIERGIAFPTCVSVNNTVCHFSPLATDEAVLEENDMVKIDMGCHIDGFIAVVAHTHVITNGPVTGRAADVLAAANTAAEVAMRLVRPGKKNKDVTEAIQKVASAYDCKIVEGVLSHQLKQFVIDGNKVVLSVSNADTKVDDAEFEENEVYAIDIVTSTGEGKPKLLDEKQTTIYKRAVDKNYHLKMKASRFIFSEISQKFPIMPFTARALEEKRARLGLVECMNHELLQPYPVLHEKPGDLVAHIKFTVLLMPNGSDKITSHPLQELQPTKSIEDNAEIKAWLALGTKSKKKGGGKKKKGKKGDTAEPMEEATNGAPSQE is encoded by the exons ATGTCGTCGGACGATGAGGTCCGGGAGGAGAAGGAGCTCGACCTCTCATCCAATGACGTCGTCACCAAGTATAAGGCCGCCGCCGAAATCCTCAACA GCGCTCTGAAGCTGGTTGTATCTGAATGCAAGCCGAAAGCCAAGATTGTTGACCTTTGTGAGAAGGGCGACGCTTTTATTAGAGA GCAAACTGGGAATGTCTACAAGAATGCAAAGAGGAAGATTGAAAGGGGCATTGCTTTCCCAACTTGTGTATCTGTGAACAACACAGTCTGCCATTTCTCACCACTTGCCACTGATGAGGCAGTTCTGGAAGAAAATGATATGGTTAAAAT AGATATGGGCTGCCATATTGATGGTTTTATTGCTGTGGTGGCTCATACTCATGTAATTACAAACGGGCCCGTCACTGGAAGAGCAGCTGATGTTCTTGCTGCTGCCAACACTGCAGCAGAAGTTGCAATGAGGCTTGTGAGACCTGGGAAGAAG AACAAGGATGTTACTGAAGCAATCCAGAAAGTTGCTTCTGCTTATGATTGTAAAATTGTGGAAGGTGTTCTTAGCCATCAGCTGAAACAATTTGTCATTGATGGTAACAAAGTTGTTCTCAGTGTCTCTAATGCTGATACTAAGGTGGATGATGCTGAATTTGAAGAAAATGAAGTATATGCAATTGATATCGTCACCAGCACTGGGGAGGGAAAG CCAAAGTTATTGGATGAGAAGCAGACCACCATCTACAAAAGGGCTGTAGACAAGAATTATCACTTGAAGATGAAAGCATCAAGGTTTATTTTCAGTGAGATCAGCCAGAAGTTCCCGATCATGCCTTTTACCGCTAG GGCATTGGAAGAGAAGCGCGCACGCTTAGGCTTGGTGGAATGTATGAACCATGAGCTATTGCAGCCATACCCAGTACTTCATGAGAAGCCAG GTGATCTTGTTGCGCACATAAAATTCACCGTGCTGTTGATGCCCAATGGATCGGATAAGATTACATCACATCCGCTACAGGAGTTACAGCCCACAAAATCCATTGAAGACAATGCTGAGATAAAGGCATGGCTTGCTTTGGGGACGAAATCAAAGAAGAagggtggtggaaagaagaaaaaaG GCAAGAAAGGAGATACAGCAGAGCCTATGGAGGAGGCAACAAATGGTGCTCCAAGCCAAGAATAA